A segment of the uncultured Desulfobulbus sp. genome:
GATTTTGGCCTGAAACATCGGGCCCGTGAGTTGGCTGAGAGCTTTCAAGTTCCCCTATTACCTGGCTCCTCGTTGCTTGCTTCCGCTGAAGAGGCCGTTGAGGAAGCCAAGCGTATTGGTTACCCGGTCATGCTCAAGTCCAGTGCTGGTGGCGGTGGCATCGGGATGGCGCTGTGCGAGACTGATGCGGACCTGGCCGAGTCCTTTGATCGTATTCGCAGGCTCTCGGAAAACAACTTCAGCGATACCGCAATCTATCTCGAGAAGTTTATTCAGCATGCCCGTCATATCGAAGTCCAGATCTTTGGTGATGGCAAGGGCAGGGCGTTGGTGCTGGGAGATCGGGACTGCTCGGTACAACGGCGAAATCAGAAGGTAGTGGAAGAAACTCCGGCACCTGGGCTTGGACCAGAATTGCGCGAAGCACTCCATCAGACCGCACAGCGCTTGGCCGAAGGCGTCCAGTACCGATCTGCGGGGACGGTGGAGTTTGTCTACGATGCCGATGCAGCCCAGTTCTATTTTCTTGAGGTTAATACCCGGCTCCAGGTGGAGCACTGTGTGACCGAGGAGGTCTTTGGCGTGGATCTGGTGCAGTGGATGGTAGAGTTGGCCGCCGGTGATCTCCCCGATTTTTCTCGAGCCAGCGAGCAACCGCAGGGTGCCTCCATCGAGGTGCGGATCTATGCCGAGGATCCGGGCAAAAAGTATCAGCCCAGCTCCGGAGTGCTCACCGAGGTGGTTTTTCCCGAGGATGTGCGTCTGGAGAGTTGGATTGTCCGCGGTGCTGAGGTCAGTGCCTTCTATGATCCACTGTTGGCAAAGTTGATCGTCAATGGAGCTGACCGTGCTGCCGCAGTCCAGGCCTTACAGGCAGCCTTGGCTCAGTGCAAACTTGCCGGTCTGGAAACAAATCTCCTGCTCCTGCAGCAGATCGCCGCCTTGCCCGCCTTTGTCAGCGGCAATTATACCACCCGCGTGCTTGATGGACTGACCTACACAGCGCCAACCATTAGCGTTGAAGTTCCTGGAATGCAGACCACCATTCAGGATTATCCGGGACGTCAGGGCTACTGGGCGGTCGGTGTTCCCCCATCCGGCCCCATGGACAGCCTTAATCATCGTCTGGCCAACCGCATTGTCGGTAACGGTGCAGAGGCAGCCACCCTGGAGATGACCGTACAGGGCCCGACGCTGAGTTTTAATACCGATGCCTTGATTGCGCTTACCGGTGCGGACATGCAGGCCCGGCTTGATGGTCAGCCTGTCGAGCGCTTTCAGCCGCTAGCTGTGCAGGCGGGCGCAGTGCTCAGCCTCAGTGTCAGCCAGGAAGGGCAGCGGGCCTATCTGGCAGTACGCGGTGGTTTTGATGTGCCCGAGTATATGGGCAGCCGTTCCACCTTTACTCTGGGACAATTCGGTGGCCACGGCGGCCGCAGTCTCAAGACCGGTGACGTGCTGCGTGTGGGGGCAAGTATCGAGCGTGAACCGCAAAGTGTACCGGCCGAGAGTCAACCCATTTTTCCCACCACCTGGGAGATCGGCGTCTTGTATGGCCCCCATGGCGCACCCGATTTCTTCATCGATGAGGATATGGCCACCTTCTTTGCCACTGACTGGGAGGTGCATTACAACTCTTCGCGCACCGGCGTGCGTTTGATCGGACCAAGTCCGCAGTGGGCCCGCTCCGACGGCGGCGAGGCCGGACTGCATCCTTCCAATATTCATGACAACGCTTATGCCATCGGTGCTGTGGATTTTACAGGGGATATGCCTGTTATCCTTGGTCCGGACGGCCCCAGTCTCGGCGGTTTTGTCTGCCCGGTGACCGTGGTCCAGGCGGAGCTGTGGAAGGTGGGACAGTTGCGTCCTGGCGATCGGCTTCGTTTTAAACGGATCACCTTAGCCCGAGCAGAAGAGCTGGAGGCTCAGCAAGAGAGCTTTATCCATAACCTGCTGGCGCATAAAAACATCAGTTTGGAGGACCCTGCTGGGGCTGAAGAACCAGCCATCCTGGCCGAGGCCAATCACCATGGCGATCGGGTTCTCTACCGGCGCGCCGGCGATAAGTATCTGCTCCTTGAATACGGAGCCTTGGAGCTGGATCTGCGCTTGCGACTCCACGTCCATGCCCTGATGCTCGCCCTGGAAAAACGACAGGTGCCGGGCATTATCGATATCACCCCCGGAATCCGTTCGCTCCAGCTCCATTACGACAATCGTCTCCTGGCGCTCTCCAAGCTGCTGGAGCTCCTGGAAGAGCTGGAAGAAGAGATTACCGGTTTTGAGGACTGGGATATTCCGGCACGGGTGGTCTCGCTTCCCTTGAGCTGGGATGATGCCGCAACCCATACCGCCATTGATAAATACATGCAGTCGGTACGACCGGATGCACCCTGGTGTCCCTCAAACATCGAGTTTATTCGCCGGATCAACAGCCTTGACTCCATTGAGGATGTCAAAGAGACGCTGTTTAACGCCAGCTACCTGGTCATGGGGCTGGGAGATGTCTACCTGGGCGCACCGGTGGCGACGCCGCTTGATCCGCGCCATCGTCTGGTGACCACCAAGTACAATCCGGCTCGTACCTGGACTCCGGAGAATGCCGTGGGTATCGGCGGGGCCTACCTCTGTGTCTATGGTATGGAGGGGCCTGGAGGCTATCAGTTTGTCGGGCGGACAGTACAGATGTGGAATCGCTACAACACCACACGCGAGTTTGAAGCGGGTAAGCCTTGGCTGCTGCGATTTTTTGATCAGATCAGATTTTATCCGGTGAGTCATGAGGAACTGATGCAGATGCGCCACGATTTTCCCCATGGGGCAGCAGGGCTCAAGATCGAAAAGACCAGTTTTAACCTGAGCCAGTACCAGAGTTTTCTTGATCAGAATCAGGATTCAATAGCCACCTTTAAAAAACGGCAGCAGCATGCCTTTGAGGCCGAGCGTCAGGCCTGGATCGCCAACGGCCAGCTCAACTTCCATTCAGAGGAACCCCTGGAGAGTGAACCCGAAGAAAGTGTGGCGCTGCTTGAGGGGTGTGCACCGGTTGTCAGCCCGGTGGCGGGAAGTATATGGAAGTTGCAGGTAGAGGCTGAAACCGCTGTACAGGCGGGCGACACTATCGCCATTGTCGAGTGCATGAAGATGGAGATCAGCCTCAAGGCACACTGTAGTGGCGTCGTCAAGCAGATTCTTTGCGCAGAAGGGGAGCGGGTGGCCGCCGGACAGTGTCTGGCCAGCCTCCTGCCCGAGGAGGTCTGAACCATGCAACTTGATATCGCGTATCTTCAGAGCTGTTACCGCAAAGGTTCGCTGACGCCCACGCAGCTGATTGCGGAGCTTCGTGCAGCATGCCAAAAGGCCGATCCGACTATCTGGATTCATCTGCTGACCGAAGAAGAACTGACTCCCTACCTGGAGCGGCTTGCTCGATCCACGATGGAGGAGCTACCACTCTACGGGATACCCTTTGCCATCAAAGATAATATTGATCTCGCTGGTATCCCCACCACGGCTGCCTGCCCGGAATACAGCTATCTGCCGCAGCAGTCTGCCACAGTTGTCCAGCTACTTGTTGATGCCGGGGCTATCCCCCTGGGCAAGACCAATCTGGATCAGTTCGCCACCGGGCTGGTGGGGACGCGTTCACCCTACGGAGGTTGTACAAACAGCTTTGATCCGGATTATATCTCCGGCGGGTCCAGCTCCGGTTCTGCCGTGGCTGTGGCCAAGGGGCTCTGCAGCTTCGCGCTGGGCACAGATACCGCTGGCTCCGGGCGGGTTCCCGCCGCCTTTAATAATCTCATTGGGCTCAAGCCTTCCAAAGGGCTTATCAGTACCCAAGGGGTGGTGCCCGCCTGCCGTAGCCTGGATTGTGTATCCATCTTTGCTCTCTGCACGGGTGATGCCGAGACTGTATTGCAGGTGACTGCCCAGCCCGATGCGGGAGATCCCTATTCGCGCCAGATCACACACAGGAGTAGAAAATATTCAGGGAAGGAGAGCTGT
Coding sequences within it:
- the uca gene encoding urea carboxylase, with translation MFTKVLVANRGEISCRILRTLRDMNISSVAVYSEVDDHARHVLLADEAFLLGPAPASQSYLDGDKILAIAKECGAEAIHPGYGFLSENAEFARRCEKEGIAFIGPTASQMVDFGLKHRARELAESFQVPLLPGSSLLASAEEAVEEAKRIGYPVMLKSSAGGGGIGMALCETDADLAESFDRIRRLSENNFSDTAIYLEKFIQHARHIEVQIFGDGKGRALVLGDRDCSVQRRNQKVVEETPAPGLGPELREALHQTAQRLAEGVQYRSAGTVEFVYDADAAQFYFLEVNTRLQVEHCVTEEVFGVDLVQWMVELAAGDLPDFSRASEQPQGASIEVRIYAEDPGKKYQPSSGVLTEVVFPEDVRLESWIVRGAEVSAFYDPLLAKLIVNGADRAAAVQALQAALAQCKLAGLETNLLLLQQIAALPAFVSGNYTTRVLDGLTYTAPTISVEVPGMQTTIQDYPGRQGYWAVGVPPSGPMDSLNHRLANRIVGNGAEAATLEMTVQGPTLSFNTDALIALTGADMQARLDGQPVERFQPLAVQAGAVLSLSVSQEGQRAYLAVRGGFDVPEYMGSRSTFTLGQFGGHGGRSLKTGDVLRVGASIEREPQSVPAESQPIFPTTWEIGVLYGPHGAPDFFIDEDMATFFATDWEVHYNSSRTGVRLIGPSPQWARSDGGEAGLHPSNIHDNAYAIGAVDFTGDMPVILGPDGPSLGGFVCPVTVVQAELWKVGQLRPGDRLRFKRITLARAEELEAQQESFIHNLLAHKNISLEDPAGAEEPAILAEANHHGDRVLYRRAGDKYLLLEYGALELDLRLRLHVHALMLALEKRQVPGIIDITPGIRSLQLHYDNRLLALSKLLELLEELEEEITGFEDWDIPARVVSLPLSWDDAATHTAIDKYMQSVRPDAPWCPSNIEFIRRINSLDSIEDVKETLFNASYLVMGLGDVYLGAPVATPLDPRHRLVTTKYNPARTWTPENAVGIGGAYLCVYGMEGPGGYQFVGRTVQMWNRYNTTREFEAGKPWLLRFFDQIRFYPVSHEELMQMRHDFPHGAAGLKIEKTSFNLSQYQSFLDQNQDSIATFKKRQQHAFEAERQAWIANGQLNFHSEEPLESEPEESVALLEGCAPVVSPVAGSIWKLQVEAETAVQAGDTIAIVECMKMEISLKAHCSGVVKQILCAEGERVAAGQCLASLLPEEV